GCCCGGAAGTAGAAGGTGACCTTGGGCAGGCTGGTGGGCAGGACCATGCCCATGGGATCGATGACCGCGGACTCGGCTCGGGACGAAGTCGGAGCCAGAAGAGCAACGGCGGCACCGAGGGCGAGAACGGCGAACACGGACAGCTTCTGCGTCTTCATGGGGAGCTCGCTTTCATGGAGGACCGGGGCACTATAGGCCACGGTCGAGCGCGTGCCGGGTCACGTCTTCACGGTCCGCTTCCGCGCCTGGGGCTGCTTCCGGGCGGGTGACTTCGCGGGCCGCGCCTCCTTCTTGGCCACCGCGGCGGCCGTCTTCTTCGCGGCCGCCTTCTTCCGCGGAGCCGGTTCCGCCGCACCGGCCGGCCGGATCCACGCGAGGCGCGGGTCGGAGGACAGCTCCGCCTCTCCTGGCTCGCGGGGCGCGATGACGACCTCGACGGCATCACCCGGTGACAACCTCGCCACCCGCTGAAGCTCCTCGTCGAGCAGCATGTAGAACTTCCTTCGCCTGAAGCCGACCTCTCCCTCGAAGGGAGAGCCATTCACACGGCCCTGGACGAAATGGCGCCGCCGGACGTCCCAGACCACCGACGGGTCGAAGGGAATCTGGATGAAGACCAGCCCCATGTGCCCGGCCCCGACCACTGTCTCGAATTTTTCCTGGCGCATCAGTTCCTCGAGGACGAGGGCCCCCTGCCCCGCCCCGTCACGTCCCAGCGGCCCACCACCTGCCCACCGCGCACGGCCCACAGCTCGTCCTGCAGGTTCACCGAAACACAGACATGGTTGGGCACCACCCGCACCCGCTCGCCCACGCGCGGCCTCCACGAGGTGCGCGACAGGTCCAGCATCCCGTGCTCCTCGGACAGCGCGTGCACCACCACGTCGGGGCGCTCCAGCAGCGCACCGTAGCCGCCCACCGGTAGCTCCTCCTTCGCCAGCGCCTTGGAGCCCGCGTCGATGACGGCCTGTCCCGGCACCGCCGTGCTCACCACCGTCGCCAGCACCGAATAGGCCACCTCGTCCCAGCCACACGCGCCCATCCACGCGCTCGCCCGGTCGAAGAAGGGCGTGATGCCCGGGCGGATCTCATTCATCCCCACCACCTCGTGCGAGCGCCAGAGCGTGGGCGTGGAGCCCCCACTCACGATGCCTGGCTTCAACCCGGCGGCCCCGAGCGTCTCCAGGAACGTGCCCAACCGCCTCGACACCTCCGCGAGTGCCGGGCCCTGCTCGGCCATCGGCATGCGGATGTGCCCCGGGTAGAACATCACGCCCTGGTACTCGAGCCCCTGCGTCCCGGCGGCCTCGCGCGCCAGCACCACCGCCTCCTCGGGCGTTGGCACGCCCACGCGGCGCATCCCCAGGTCCAGTTCCACCAGCACGCCCACGCGGCGCCCCGCTCCGCGAGCGGCCTCGGCCAGCCCCGCCAACACCTCCCGGGAGTCCACCGCCACCGAGAGCCGTACCCTTCCGGGCAGCGCCATCAATCGCGCCAGCTTGGAGGCCCCCACGGGCGAGTAGGCCAGGAGCACGTCGTCGGCCACCGCGCCCATCACCTCCGCCTCTCGCGGCGTGGCCACCGTGACGCCAGAAGCTCCTGCCTGGAGCTGCCTCGCCGCCAGCTCCGGCACCTTGTGCGTCTTCGTGTGTGGCCGCCACCGCAGTCCATGCTCGCGCACGTAGGCCGCCGCCCTCTGGAGGTTCGTCTCCAGGCGATCCTCATCCACCAGCGCGGCCGGGGTCTCGATGCTGTCCAGCGAAGGAAGGCTCATAGGGGCTCCGGACGGTACTCCTGGAGCCATACCGTCTCGAAGCCCCACGTGAAAAGCCTCCGGTGCGCGAGGCTCACCGGAACCCGGGCCGCGCGCAACGATCACCAGTGGGCAATGTCAGACGGGGCCGCTTTGCATGGGGCGTCAGGGCCCCTCCTAGAATCATCCCCATCCACACAAGGGGACAGCCATGAAGACGATGCACCGGGTCCGGCCACGCCGTGGAACGCAGCGCAACCCCACGCCCCCGCCCCCCCGCTGGGAGCCCGTGGTGATGCGCCGCCGCTCGTTCATGAAGTCGGTGATGCTCGGTGGCTCCGCGCTCGCCCTCGTCTCCTGCCGGGAGGAGCCGAAGCCTCCCCCTCCGCCCGGCGTCCATGTCCCCTCGGTGAAGGAGGGAGAGGGCCTCTTCGCCTACCTGGATCGCACGCGGGGTGGCTTCGACCGGAAGCTCTACAAGCAGCTCATCGGCGCGGCCAACGAGTACAAGGAAGGGGACGAGGCCGCGCACCTGGCCGCCGCGGACGACACCTCCCGCGCCAACGCGCGCCTCCTCCTGTCCAACACGCGCATCGGGGACCTGCGCGCCCACCCGCTCTTCGAGGACGGGCTCTTCACGCTCATCGAGCAGGGCGTGGACTCCACGGCGGCGGAATCCGTGAAGCGCTGGACCATGGGCGAGCTCAAGCGCTTCCTGCTCGACCGGAGCGAGGCGGAGATCAAATCCATCATGTCCGGGCTGAGCAGCGACATCATCGGCTGCATCGTGAAGCTGATGAGCAACGAGGAGCTCATCGCCGTGGGCAGCAAGGTCTTCAACCCGCTGCCCGGCAGCCGGATCGGCTCCAAGGGCTACCTGGGCGCGCGCATCCAGCCCAACTCGCCCACGGACCACCCGGATGACATCCGCTGGCAGGTCTTCAACGGCTGGGCCTTCGCCGTGGGCGACGTGCTGCTCGGCACCAACCCCGTCTCCAGCGAGGTGGCCTCGGTGCGCACCGTGGAGAACACGCTCCGGGATACCCTGGAGACGTTCGGCATCGCGGACGTGATGCCCCACTGCGTGCTGTCCCATATCGACATCCAGGCCGAGGTGGAGAAGCTCGAGCCGGGCTCCACCGCGCTCTGGTTCC
The sequence above is drawn from the Archangium gephyra genome and encodes:
- a CDS encoding DUF1905 domain-containing protein; this translates as MRQEKFETVVGAGHMGLVFIQIPFDPSVVWDVRRRHFVQGRVNGSPFEGEVGFRRRKFYMLLDEELQRVARLSPGDAVEVVIAPREPGEAELSSDPRLAWIRPAGAAEPAPRKKAAAKKTAAAVAKKEARPAKSPARKQPQARKRTVKT
- a CDS encoding D-TA family PLP-dependent enzyme yields the protein MSLPSLDSIETPAALVDEDRLETNLQRAAAYVREHGLRWRPHTKTHKVPELAARQLQAGASGVTVATPREAEVMGAVADDVLLAYSPVGASKLARLMALPGRVRLSVAVDSREVLAGLAEAARGAGRRVGVLVELDLGMRRVGVPTPEEAVVLAREAAGTQGLEYQGVMFYPGHIRMPMAEQGPALAEVSRRLGTFLETLGAAGLKPGIVSGGSTPTLWRSHEVVGMNEIRPGITPFFDRASAWMGACGWDEVAYSVLATVVSTAVPGQAVIDAGSKALAKEELPVGGYGALLERPDVVVHALSEEHGMLDLSRTSWRPRVGERVRVVPNHVCVSVNLQDELWAVRGGQVVGRWDVTGRGRGPSSSRN